The Nitrospira sp. genome contains a region encoding:
- a CDS encoding SUMF1/EgtB/PvdO family nonheme iron enzyme: protein MRQMLAKLTLLCLFIAPEAIAQAAGAGEQDFAKGESLLKNKQYAEARASLEAGILKEPSNAQAHINLAEACRGLEAWTCAEDHYETALDLDAKSSATGSTQPRLRKATVWRSLEEVTTWRLLDEAKQLIASGKISPERMKQAEDALDSANELGLTTDQQALYLQLQAKLPRQRSVAVSNRLTLGGSPGGVGWTDIQDMPMILVPAGEFTMGSLMGDDEKPVRRIYLNAFYMDKYEVTVGQYARYLEVTDMEEPPDWSIMNQPQHQRRPVVNVNWEDAVKYCKWAGKRLPTEAEWEKAARGTDGRIYPWGNEAPSRLHANYGRKERDDHMALVPVGSFEEGKSMYGIYDMAGNAWEWVFDWYDHDYYKNGPRKNPIGPAKGDGKVVRGGSWLYVAEFLRSAHRFSAQPTNRYFGYGFRCAKTP, encoded by the coding sequence ATGAGACAGATGCTGGCAAAGCTGACCTTGTTGTGTCTCTTCATTGCTCCGGAGGCGATCGCGCAGGCTGCCGGTGCCGGTGAGCAGGACTTTGCCAAGGGGGAAAGCCTGTTGAAGAACAAACAGTATGCGGAAGCACGCGCATCGCTGGAAGCCGGGATCCTGAAAGAGCCGTCGAATGCGCAGGCGCATATCAACCTGGCTGAAGCGTGCCGAGGCTTGGAGGCCTGGACCTGTGCGGAGGACCATTACGAAACGGCATTGGACCTGGATGCCAAGTCCAGTGCGACCGGGTCGACGCAACCGCGTTTACGAAAAGCCACAGTGTGGCGGTCCCTTGAGGAAGTGACGACATGGCGCTTGCTGGACGAGGCGAAGCAGCTGATTGCTTCCGGGAAGATTTCCCCTGAAAGGATGAAACAGGCGGAAGACGCCCTGGACAGTGCGAATGAGCTCGGTCTCACTACCGATCAACAAGCGCTTTATCTGCAGCTGCAGGCGAAACTTCCACGACAGCGATCCGTTGCCGTATCGAACAGGCTGACATTGGGCGGATCTCCAGGAGGAGTGGGATGGACCGATATCCAAGACATGCCGATGATACTGGTGCCGGCAGGGGAATTCACAATGGGGAGCCTGATGGGCGATGATGAAAAGCCTGTGCGACGCATCTATTTGAATGCCTTTTACATGGACAAATATGAAGTAACCGTAGGCCAATATGCCAGGTATCTGGAGGTGACGGACATGGAAGAGCCTCCGGATTGGAGCATCATGAATCAACCCCAACATCAGAGACGACCGGTCGTCAATGTCAATTGGGAAGATGCCGTCAAGTACTGCAAATGGGCCGGCAAACGGCTGCCGACGGAGGCGGAGTGGGAGAAAGCGGCACGGGGAACGGATGGGCGTATCTATCCCTGGGGCAATGAGGCACCCAGTCGGCTCCACGCGAATTATGGAAGAAAAGAAAGGGATGACCATATGGCGTTAGTCCCGGTTGGGTCGTTTGAAGAGGGCAAGAGTATGTATGGTATCTACGATATGGCCGGCAATGCATGGGAATGGGTCTTCGACTGGTACGACCATGATTATTACAAGAATGGTCCGCGGAAAAACCCAATCGGGCCGGCAAAAGGTGATGGGAAGGTGGTACGCGGTGGGTCCTGGCTGTACGTTGCCGAGTTCCTGCGTTCCGCTCACCGGTTCAGTGCGCAGCCGACGAACCGATACTTCGGCTACGGATTCCGTTGCGCAAAGACGCCGTAA
- a CDS encoding glycosyltransferase family 4 protein: MRIAQVAPLWESVPPKLYGGTERIVSYITEELVAMGHDVTLFASGDSETAARLEAICPQALRLNTGIFNRDAPLMMLQERALGATVDFDIIHSHLDFIGFPLARRNTVPVVTTLHGRLDLPELVPVFREFSEMPLVSISDAQRRPLPWANWAGTVHHGLPRNLYTFHPQAQGYLAFLGRISPEKRPDQAIEIAKRAGLPLRIAAKVDPADQNYFEAEIEPLLNHPLIEFIGEISDAEKDEFIGNAMALVCPYDWPEPFGLVLIEALACGTPVLAYRRGSIPEIINHGVTGFICETVSEMVDAVGQVALIDRGQCRAAFDERFAADRMARDYVALYERLLEDGNVQTAHAFASGQLNNGSFKTEQHQILGRG, translated from the coding sequence ATGAGAATCGCACAAGTCGCCCCGCTTTGGGAAAGTGTCCCGCCTAAGCTCTATGGGGGAACCGAACGGATCGTGTCGTACATCACGGAAGAGTTGGTTGCCATGGGTCATGACGTCACACTGTTTGCCAGCGGTGACTCAGAAACCGCCGCACGCCTCGAAGCGATTTGCCCGCAAGCGCTCCGCTTGAATACCGGTATCTTCAACCGAGACGCTCCGTTGATGATGCTGCAGGAGCGGGCCCTTGGAGCGACCGTCGACTTCGACATTATCCATTCACATCTTGATTTCATCGGATTCCCGTTAGCCCGGAGAAATACCGTTCCGGTCGTGACGACGTTGCATGGTCGCCTGGACCTTCCCGAGTTGGTCCCGGTCTTCCGTGAGTTTTCTGAAATGCCTTTGGTGTCCATATCCGATGCTCAGCGCCGTCCGCTTCCCTGGGCGAACTGGGCCGGGACCGTTCATCATGGCCTCCCACGAAACCTGTACACGTTTCATCCACAAGCCCAAGGATATTTGGCGTTTCTGGGGCGGATCTCTCCGGAGAAACGTCCGGACCAGGCGATCGAAATCGCTAAACGCGCGGGCCTTCCACTGCGCATCGCGGCAAAAGTAGATCCCGCCGACCAGAACTACTTCGAAGCTGAAATTGAACCGTTGCTCAATCATCCCTTGATCGAGTTTATCGGGGAGATTTCCGATGCAGAGAAGGATGAGTTCATCGGCAATGCCATGGCGCTGGTGTGTCCCTACGATTGGCCGGAGCCCTTTGGGTTGGTATTGATCGAAGCCCTCGCCTGCGGAACCCCGGTGCTAGCTTATCGGCGTGGGTCGATCCCGGAAATCATCAATCATGGGGTCACCGGCTTTATTTGTGAGACCGTGTCGGAGATGGTGGATGCGGTCGGTCAGGTTGCCCTCATTGACCGGGGGCAGTGCCGGGCGGCATTTGACGAACGATTTGCGGCGGATCGGATGGCGCGTGACTATGTGGCCCTGTATGAGCGCCTTCTCGAAGACGGAAATGTTCAAACTGCGCACGCCTTCGCGTCCGGGCAGCTGAATAATGGAAGTTTCAAGACAGAACAGCATCAAATTCTTGGGCGAGGGTGA
- a CDS encoding macro domain-containing protein has translation MLKEVKGDMLRTRAEMVAHGVAPNDGFASGLALSLRQQWPAMYKDFRHYCQTFAPKTGELWAWAGAGGVRIVSLFTQEPASSHGAKPGKATIENINHCLKALAKLIESEKIKSVALPRLATGVGGLEWKDVKPLIEKHLGHLPVPVYVYETYQPGVQSKEG, from the coding sequence ATGTTGAAAGAAGTAAAAGGAGATATGTTGCGGACAAGGGCGGAAATGGTGGCGCACGGCGTGGCCCCGAACGACGGGTTCGCGAGCGGCCTCGCGTTGTCTCTGAGGCAGCAGTGGCCTGCCATGTACAAGGATTTCAGGCATTATTGCCAAACGTTTGCGCCAAAGACCGGAGAATTGTGGGCTTGGGCTGGTGCAGGTGGTGTGCGAATCGTGAGTCTGTTTACTCAGGAGCCAGCTTCCAGCCATGGAGCCAAACCGGGGAAAGCCACGATCGAGAACATCAATCACTGTCTTAAAGCCCTCGCCAAGTTGATCGAAAGTGAGAAGATCAAGAGCGTCGCACTTCCTCGTTTGGCGACCGGTGTTGGCGGACTCGAGTGGAAAGACGTGAAGCCTTTGATCGAAAAGCATCTCGGCCACTTACCCGTTCCTGTCTACGTGTACGAGACGTATCAACCAGGCGTGCAGTCGAAAGAAGGATGA
- a CDS encoding GNAT family N-acetyltransferase, which translates to MVHIKPATEVDFPALLHVQEAAFGEYAGLYKVSGWTTETLESLKEDAREKHIVVAEEEGTIVGSVRFWTVAGVCVIRLLSVSPTHRRQGVGLALIREIERTTTDAHKFYACTMLSTARNIQFFMKLGYKAETILPDHYDHLDLLCFAKYR; encoded by the coding sequence GTGGTTCACATCAAACCGGCGACCGAGGTAGATTTTCCTGCCCTCCTCCACGTGCAAGAGGCTGCGTTCGGTGAATATGCCGGCCTCTACAAGGTAAGCGGCTGGACCACGGAAACCCTTGAGAGCCTGAAAGAGGATGCAAGAGAGAAGCATATTGTTGTGGCGGAAGAGGAAGGTACGATTGTCGGTTCCGTGCGCTTTTGGACGGTGGCCGGCGTGTGCGTGATCCGGTTGCTCTCCGTGAGTCCGACTCACCGGCGTCAGGGAGTCGGCCTGGCGCTGATCCGTGAGATCGAACGAACGACGACCGATGCCCATAAATTTTACGCCTGCACCATGCTGAGCACGGCGAGAAACATTCAGTTCTTTATGAAGCTCGGCTACAAGGCCGAAACGATTCTTCCCGATCACTACGACCATCTCGACCTTCTCTGCTTCGCAAAATACCGCTGA
- a CDS encoding nuclear transport factor 2 family protein, whose product MNRGRTLALFLVLGLVLCRSFEPVAVLAKVQLLPETALLVEGTKITEPRSLSRHPVVNGLLAAFERAEAALQKEDVDALMKFYAPTYDYHGLKENDVRRVWGEVFQHYRAVESLHLFSDIKVSQVNNTLRAEVTCTGGLYGTDERTGNRVTLDSWFREVHYLVKEDGNWRFLGNAGEVPAAAPFASAPHHPLF is encoded by the coding sequence ATGAATCGGGGGAGGACGTTGGCTCTGTTCCTTGTGTTGGGGCTCGTGTTGTGTCGATCCTTCGAGCCCGTTGCCGTGCTGGCGAAGGTCCAACTCCTGCCGGAGACCGCGCTGCTGGTGGAAGGAACGAAGATCACTGAGCCACGCAGTCTGTCGCGCCATCCAGTGGTGAACGGGCTGCTCGCAGCGTTCGAACGTGCCGAAGCCGCGCTGCAGAAAGAGGATGTAGACGCCCTCATGAAATTTTATGCTCCGACCTATGACTACCATGGCTTGAAAGAAAACGACGTGCGACGGGTGTGGGGGGAGGTATTCCAGCATTATAGGGCCGTGGAATCGCTCCATCTGTTTTCCGATATCAAGGTCTCGCAGGTGAATAATACGCTTCGCGCAGAGGTTACCTGCACAGGAGGGTTGTACGGGACCGACGAACGTACGGGGAATCGAGTGACACTCGATAGCTGGTTTCGCGAAGTCCACTATCTGGTGAAAGAAGATGGCAACTGGCGGTTTCTTGGTAATGCCGGCGAAGTGCCGGCCGCCGCTCCTTTTGCCTCGGCCCCTCATCACCCGTTGTTCTGA
- a CDS encoding GNAT family N-acetyltransferase → MIKIREAREEDVGQIREIFLAVYGTDYPHRELYDELWLKRSVFTDDALILVAEDTEAGRVVGTASVLFDFGAHSDLVGEFGRLAVHPDYRRMQVGKLLMDKRLEAIKNRLHVGLVVARTVHPYAQRISLAQGFIATGFLPLKHFFRHRESFALLARYFSDALALRRNNPRIIPEAYALANMVMNQPPFTPDFIVDEDSASYPPGGDYRLEQLQAEGYPALLRIERGRVRNREIFGPMRLDYGFFKLQARQTNYFLARSGGQIVGAVGYTMDPVEHTVRVFELIALADDVVRFLLAELERKCREEMGIEYTEIDVSAYAPRMQRTLLELNFLPVAYVPAMVFYQVERLDIMKMVRLNKLQDLGPLGLMEPVQAVADVVMRGFSTCIIAPRMAQAIKEVPLFHGMNTEQAMRLAGVCAVRSMRAGERLFTEHDPADRLYLILQGHVTISGGPSSRVIGTVHTGESCGEVSLLSARPHSATATVSEPIEVAELLRRDLEDLIRRRPDIGVTIYRNLAVGLGDKLLRSGNGQGQGRSEAESVSLTSESVLHGT, encoded by the coding sequence ATGATCAAAATCCGAGAAGCCCGCGAAGAGGATGTCGGCCAGATCCGTGAGATCTTCCTCGCCGTGTACGGCACGGATTATCCGCATCGCGAACTCTACGATGAACTCTGGCTGAAGCGTTCCGTCTTCACGGACGATGCCCTTATTCTTGTGGCTGAAGATACGGAAGCAGGCCGCGTCGTCGGGACAGCCTCCGTGCTCTTCGACTTCGGAGCCCATTCCGATCTCGTCGGAGAATTCGGCCGCCTTGCCGTGCATCCGGACTATCGTCGGATGCAGGTTGGGAAGCTGCTCATGGACAAGCGGCTTGAGGCCATCAAGAACCGTTTACATGTGGGACTTGTTGTCGCGCGTACCGTGCATCCCTATGCCCAGCGCATCAGTCTTGCCCAAGGATTCATTGCCACTGGCTTTCTGCCGCTCAAGCACTTCTTTCGCCACCGGGAGAGCTTTGCGCTGCTGGCTCGGTATTTCAGCGATGCACTCGCATTACGCCGCAACAACCCGCGCATCATCCCCGAAGCCTATGCGCTGGCCAATATGGTGATGAACCAGCCGCCCTTCACACCGGATTTTATTGTGGACGAAGACTCCGCCTCCTACCCTCCCGGCGGGGATTATCGCCTCGAGCAATTGCAAGCCGAGGGCTATCCCGCCTTACTGCGTATCGAACGAGGTCGAGTGCGGAATCGAGAGATTTTCGGACCCATGCGGCTGGATTATGGTTTCTTCAAGCTACAGGCGCGTCAAACTAATTACTTTCTTGCCCGCTCCGGCGGCCAGATCGTCGGGGCAGTCGGCTATACGATGGACCCAGTCGAGCACACTGTGCGGGTGTTCGAACTCATTGCGCTGGCCGACGATGTGGTGCGATTTCTTCTGGCTGAGCTGGAACGGAAGTGTCGTGAGGAGATGGGGATCGAGTACACTGAAATCGACGTCAGCGCCTATGCGCCTCGCATGCAGAGGACTCTGTTGGAGTTGAATTTTCTCCCGGTTGCCTATGTGCCGGCCATGGTGTTCTATCAAGTGGAACGGCTCGACATCATGAAGATGGTGCGCTTGAACAAGCTCCAAGATTTGGGGCCGCTGGGTCTGATGGAACCGGTCCAGGCTGTTGCCGACGTCGTGATGCGAGGGTTTTCTACTTGCATCATCGCCCCACGTATGGCGCAAGCGATCAAAGAGGTCCCGTTGTTTCATGGAATGAACACTGAACAGGCGATGAGACTGGCTGGGGTCTGCGCAGTAAGGAGCATGCGGGCGGGCGAACGGCTCTTTACCGAGCATGATCCGGCCGACAGGCTGTACCTTATACTTCAGGGGCACGTCACCATCAGCGGCGGTCCTTCTTCGCGCGTCATCGGTACCGTGCACACTGGAGAGAGCTGCGGCGAAGTGTCGCTCCTCTCGGCCAGACCCCACTCAGCCACGGCGACAGTTTCAGAGCCCATCGAAGTGGCCGAACTGCTTCGGCGAGATCTGGAAGATCTCATTCGACGTCGTCCAGACATCGGTGTGACCATCTACCGAAACCTGGCCGTTGGCCTTGGAGACAAGCTCCTGCGTTCCGGCAATGGGCAGGGTCAAGGGCGAAGCGAGGCCGAGAGTGTGTCGCTTACTTCAGAGAGTGTGTTACACGGGACGTAA
- a CDS encoding amidohydrolase, with translation MPFVPQDLYDRLVAVRRELHRYPELSWQEARTAAVISAFLQRLDVRHRPNVAGTGVVADIPGEAGVPCVVLRADTDALPVQEETGLEFASVHDGVMHACGHDGHTTMLLGAAALLSRDRDLPAPVRLIFQPAEEKGTGAMAMIREGVLDGAGLIFGGHLDRHYHPGTIVVSEGPVNASSDNFTIEIIGQGAHGARPHESIDAVVVGSLMIMALQTIVSREVDPARPSVVSVGQFHAGTAPNVIAGQAKLEGTVRAQDPAVRQQLLNSVRRIAESIAQLHGAKIHIVVTEGTPPLVNHPEMATLARRAAIEAVGEANVLPLKTANMGAEDFSYYLEKIPGAYVRFGSQVPGREGYPAHSSKFDFDEEALAVGAAYYQAIAKIAGHQLHKQAASV, from the coding sequence ATGCCATTCGTTCCTCAAGACTTGTATGACCGACTGGTTGCGGTGCGAAGAGAGCTGCATCGGTATCCAGAGTTAAGTTGGCAGGAAGCGCGAACGGCCGCCGTGATCAGCGCATTCCTTCAGCGGCTCGACGTTCGACACCGCCCGAACGTGGCGGGCACCGGCGTGGTCGCGGATATACCCGGAGAGGCCGGAGTTCCGTGCGTGGTGCTGCGGGCCGACACCGATGCGCTTCCCGTTCAAGAAGAGACCGGCCTTGAGTTCGCATCGGTGCATGACGGCGTCATGCATGCTTGCGGCCATGATGGACACACAACGATGTTGCTCGGCGCCGCTGCGCTGCTTTCCCGAGATAGAGACTTACCGGCGCCGGTGCGGTTGATTTTTCAGCCTGCTGAAGAAAAAGGCACCGGCGCGATGGCCATGATCAGGGAGGGCGTCCTTGACGGTGCGGGCCTGATCTTCGGTGGGCATCTGGATCGGCATTACCACCCAGGTACCATTGTGGTGAGTGAGGGACCAGTGAACGCCTCATCCGATAACTTTACGATCGAAATCATCGGGCAAGGAGCTCATGGTGCCAGACCGCACGAAAGCATCGATGCCGTGGTGGTGGGGAGCCTCATGATCATGGCGTTGCAGACTATCGTCTCACGAGAGGTGGATCCGGCCCGTCCTTCTGTTGTCTCAGTCGGCCAATTTCATGCGGGCACTGCGCCGAACGTGATTGCGGGACAGGCCAAACTGGAAGGAACAGTACGGGCTCAGGATCCAGCTGTCCGGCAACAACTGCTCAACTCCGTGCGCCGCATTGCCGAGTCCATCGCACAGTTGCATGGGGCGAAGATTCACATCGTGGTCACAGAGGGCACGCCGCCGCTCGTCAATCATCCGGAGATGGCGACCCTCGCGCGACGTGCTGCGATCGAAGCGGTCGGCGAGGCGAATGTGTTGCCGCTGAAAACGGCCAATATGGGAGCGGAAGACTTCAGCTATTACCTGGAGAAAATACCCGGTGCCTATGTCCGATTCGGCAGTCAAGTTCCCGGCCGAGAAGGCTATCCTGCACATTCCAGTAAGTTCGACTTCGATGAAGAAGCTTTAGCCGTAGGGGCGGCGTATTATCAGGCCATCGCCAAGATTGCCGGCCACCAACTCCACAAGCAAGCGGCGTCCGTCTGA
- a CDS encoding CBS domain-containing protein, whose translation MEHRGGAVQDFMHRYLEVVPRDTTVTAAAERMGVRRIGCVLVESDDPKRGPYGITTETDLVRKVLAKGLDPTITTVDQVMVSPILTIAGDRSMLDASHLMEANHVRHLCVVEADEIVGIISVRDLVRSFVDAESGPVCELNNVYRPLSVLMAVTLATIPSDASLLEAAQLMTEKRIGSLLTIEAGEIVGIVTERDLVRKGLATNRHARGTHVGVVMSSPLFSIDVNRTIRDASQVMAEQGVRHLPVTENGKIIGVLSVRDLVKMVSVRDRPRFLGKT comes from the coding sequence ATGGAACATCGAGGGGGAGCCGTTCAAGATTTTATGCATCGCTACCTGGAGGTAGTTCCCCGAGATACGACGGTAACGGCCGCGGCCGAGCGGATGGGTGTCAGACGGATCGGCTGTGTGTTGGTGGAATCAGATGATCCCAAGCGAGGACCGTACGGGATTACAACGGAGACGGATCTCGTGCGGAAGGTGCTTGCGAAGGGATTGGACCCCACGATCACGACGGTAGATCAGGTGATGGTCAGCCCGATTTTGACGATTGCCGGGGACCGCTCCATGTTGGATGCCAGCCATTTGATGGAAGCCAATCATGTGCGCCATCTCTGTGTCGTGGAAGCTGATGAGATTGTCGGGATCATTTCGGTGCGAGACCTCGTGCGATCGTTTGTGGATGCGGAGAGCGGCCCCGTTTGTGAACTGAACAACGTGTACCGCCCGCTGAGTGTCCTCATGGCGGTGACTCTCGCGACGATCCCCAGTGATGCGTCTCTGCTGGAAGCCGCTCAGTTGATGACCGAGAAACGGATTGGATCCTTGCTGACGATCGAAGCCGGCGAAATCGTCGGCATTGTGACCGAGCGTGATCTGGTCCGCAAAGGGCTGGCCACCAACCGGCATGCACGCGGCACTCATGTCGGTGTCGTGATGAGCTCTCCTCTGTTCAGCATCGATGTCAATCGTACGATACGCGATGCCAGTCAAGTGATGGCCGAACAGGGGGTGCGCCACTTGCCCGTGACGGAGAATGGAAAAATCATCGGCGTGCTCTCCGTGCGGGACTTGGTAAAAATGGTCTCTGTCCGTGATCGGCCGAGGTTTCTCGGCAAGACTTAG
- a CDS encoding cation-translocating P-type ATPase: MESGTPALKETVSKTPWHQLEAMAVAAALRTDCKVGLSVEEAHRRTQEGPNELPEAPPPSLLKLFVSQFTSLIVWVLIGAAVVSGLLEDWIDAAAILAIVFLNGLLGFVQEFRAERSLAALRKMSIAMARVIRDGALQSIPARDLVKGDLITLEAGDRIPADARLFHTANLRAQEASLTGESTPVQKQADRLDAVAVPLADQSNMVFMGTVAVSGKAHGLVVATGLGTELGRIAAMIQKAAEAERAETPLQRRLEQFGHTLLWLAIGVITVVFALGSLRGEPLVEMFLISVSLAVAAVPEGLPAVVTITLALGVTRMARRHALIRKLPAVETLGSATVICTDKTGTLTKNEMTVACLIVDNSRFDVTGEGYEPSGEIRPVHRSHPPSFLPAGMSQLLTAAVLCNGAALRQENGIWQVVGDPTEGALLVAAAKAGLTKDELERRAPLEREVPFDADRKMMTIIRRTEQGSMAYSKGAPDVLLKRCSGRLTLDGRTEQLDEGHRRLIADTNSSLARQALRVLGVAHRPLDRAAGGAEEVERDLVFLGLFAMKDPLRPEATEAVRLCREAGIRTAMITGDHKDTAVAIARELGLHRDETVALSGLELDGLTDEQLAQRVERVSVYARVSAEHKLRIVEAWKRRGAIVAMTGDGVNDAPAVKAADIGVAMGLAGTDVTKEAADMVITDDNFASIAAAVEEGRGVFDNIRKTVHFLLSCNVSEVLVMLFAALVGLPLPLLPIQILWMNLVTDGFPALALAADPKAPDLMSQPPRRPETKLLDRGRLLAIGAEGVMLAVIAVSVFAYSLFVWEQPIDQARTVTFTVMVVTQLVHAFNCRSDRWSLFRLGLATNHSLVLAFFVSLGAQLAILTIPAAAPIFKIAPVPLESWELMVSMGLLTLVAMEAVKWWKQRVK; the protein is encoded by the coding sequence ATGGAGAGCGGAACCCCCGCGTTAAAGGAAACGGTGTCGAAGACGCCGTGGCACCAATTGGAAGCGATGGCTGTGGCCGCAGCGCTCCGCACGGATTGCAAGGTCGGCCTCAGCGTGGAAGAGGCCCACCGACGAACGCAAGAAGGACCCAACGAACTACCTGAAGCTCCTCCTCCCTCCTTGCTGAAACTCTTTGTCTCGCAATTCACCAGTCTTATCGTCTGGGTGCTGATAGGAGCCGCGGTCGTGTCCGGTTTGCTGGAAGACTGGATCGATGCGGCGGCAATTCTGGCCATCGTCTTTCTCAATGGTTTGCTCGGATTCGTGCAGGAGTTCCGAGCCGAACGATCGTTGGCGGCCCTGCGCAAAATGTCTATCGCAATGGCCCGCGTCATCCGCGACGGCGCGCTCCAATCCATCCCGGCACGAGATCTGGTGAAAGGGGACCTCATCACCCTCGAGGCGGGTGATCGCATTCCGGCGGATGCGCGTCTATTCCATACGGCGAATCTTCGAGCTCAAGAAGCCTCACTCACCGGTGAATCAACGCCCGTGCAAAAACAAGCGGATCGGCTCGATGCCGTCGCGGTGCCACTGGCCGATCAAAGCAACATGGTGTTTATGGGAACCGTGGCCGTATCCGGTAAGGCCCATGGGTTGGTGGTGGCGACAGGTCTCGGTACGGAACTGGGTCGGATCGCCGCCATGATTCAGAAGGCGGCGGAGGCGGAACGTGCCGAGACTCCGCTGCAGCGCCGGTTGGAACAATTTGGCCATACACTTTTGTGGCTCGCGATCGGCGTGATTACAGTGGTATTTGCTCTAGGGTCTCTCCGGGGTGAGCCGCTGGTGGAGATGTTTCTCATATCGGTGAGTCTCGCTGTGGCGGCCGTACCAGAAGGCCTTCCCGCCGTGGTCACCATCACATTGGCTTTGGGTGTGACCCGGATGGCCAGGCGACATGCCCTGATTCGGAAACTCCCCGCCGTTGAAACGCTGGGTTCCGCCACGGTCATCTGCACCGACAAGACCGGCACCTTGACGAAGAACGAGATGACGGTCGCGTGCCTGATTGTGGACAATTCCCGCTTCGACGTGACCGGAGAGGGATATGAGCCGTCCGGGGAGATCCGTCCCGTACACCGCAGTCATCCACCATCATTCCTTCCAGCAGGCATGAGTCAGCTGCTCACTGCGGCAGTCCTCTGCAACGGTGCGGCATTGCGACAAGAGAACGGAATCTGGCAGGTCGTCGGCGATCCGACCGAAGGGGCGCTGCTGGTGGCAGCGGCGAAGGCCGGCCTCACGAAAGATGAACTGGAACGCCGGGCGCCGCTGGAACGAGAAGTGCCGTTCGATGCCGATCGCAAGATGATGACGATCATCCGCCGGACTGAGCAGGGCAGCATGGCCTACAGCAAAGGAGCGCCGGATGTCTTGCTGAAGCGTTGTTCCGGTCGCCTGACGCTGGATGGCCGCACCGAACAATTGGATGAAGGGCATCGCCGGCTGATCGCTGATACCAACTCGTCGCTGGCGCGGCAAGCCCTCCGCGTATTGGGTGTCGCCCATCGTCCTCTTGACCGAGCGGCGGGGGGGGCGGAGGAGGTCGAGCGCGATCTGGTCTTTCTCGGTCTCTTCGCGATGAAGGATCCCTTGCGACCCGAAGCGACGGAGGCGGTGCGCCTTTGCCGGGAGGCCGGTATCCGAACTGCCATGATCACAGGAGATCACAAGGACACAGCCGTCGCGATCGCTCGTGAGTTGGGCCTGCATCGCGATGAGACGGTGGCATTGTCCGGGCTCGAGCTCGATGGCTTGACCGACGAACAACTGGCGCAACGCGTCGAGCGCGTGAGCGTGTATGCCCGTGTCTCAGCTGAACACAAGCTGCGCATCGTCGAGGCCTGGAAACGTCGCGGGGCAATCGTTGCGATGACGGGAGACGGCGTGAACGACGCGCCGGCGGTTAAAGCCGCGGATATCGGCGTGGCCATGGGGCTGGCTGGGACGGATGTGACAAAAGAAGCGGCCGATATGGTCATCACGGATGACAATTTCGCGTCGATTGCGGCCGCGGTGGAGGAAGGCCGCGGCGTCTTCGACAACATCAGAAAAACGGTCCACTTCCTCTTGTCGTGCAACGTCAGCGAAGTGCTCGTGATGTTGTTTGCCGCACTCGTCGGCTTACCGCTTCCGCTTCTGCCCATTCAGATCCTCTGGATGAATCTTGTGACCGACGGGTTCCCAGCCTTGGCGCTTGCGGCTGATCCGAAAGCTCCGGATCTCATGAGTCAGCCACCCCGAAGGCCGGAGACGAAGCTGCTTGATCGGGGACGACTGTTGGCAATTGGGGCAGAAGGGGTGATGTTGGCGGTCATCGCAGTGAGCGTATTTGCATACAGTTTATTTGTCTGGGAACAGCCGATTGATCAGGCCCGCACCGTGACGTTCACCGTGATGGTCGTTACGCAACTGGTGCACGCCTTCAATTGCCGGAGTGATCGCTGGTCGCTTTTTCGGCTTGGGCTGGCCACCAACCATTCCCTCGTGCTCGCGTTCTTCGTATCGCTAGGCGCTCAACTGGCCATCCTCACCATTCCGGCTGCCGCGCCGATTTTCAAAATCGCTCCGGTACCCCTCGAATCTTGGGAACTGATGGTCTCCATGGGGCTGCTCACCTTGGTCGCGATGGAAGCAGTTAAGTGGTGGAAACAGCGAGTGAAATAG
- a CDS encoding ribosomal protein L7/L12 — protein sequence MTNTSRRSPDLPKTAVEALWHGNVIEAIKVVRQQRNIGLKEAKDLVDAYIAAEPALKKKMDRILATARQRFVRWLVGFLVLAAGVAYLMLKPS from the coding sequence ATGACGAACACATCACGGCGTTCTCCGGATCTTCCCAAAACGGCGGTTGAAGCGCTGTGGCATGGCAATGTGATCGAGGCGATCAAAGTTGTTCGTCAGCAACGGAATATCGGTCTGAAAGAGGCGAAGGATTTGGTGGATGCCTACATCGCTGCTGAACCGGCGCTCAAGAAAAAGATGGACCGGATACTCGCAACGGCGCGGCAGAGATTTGTCCGTTGGCTGGTCGGGTTTCTGGTGCTTGCTGCCGGAGTTGCGTATCTCATGCTGAAGCCGTCATAG